In a single window of the Danio rerio strain Tuebingen ecotype United States chromosome 20, GRCz12tu, whole genome shotgun sequence genome:
- the LOC101882847 gene encoding rho-associated protein kinase 2-like isoform X4 produces MCLTLQLCCAFQDEKYLYLVMEFMPGGDLVTRTSNYDIPEEWAQFYTAEVVLALDAIHSLGFIHRDIKPDNMLLDRNGHLKLADFGTCTKMDSTGLVSCDAAVGTPDYISPEVLMSQGGTGYYGRECDWWSVGVFIYELLVGDTPFYSESLVGTYGKIMDHKNSLTFPDDIEMSKDAKDLICAFLSSR; encoded by the exons ATGTGCTTGACCTTACAG CTGTGCTGTGCATTCCAAGATGAAAAGTACCTTTATTTGGTGATGGAGTTCATGCCAGGTGGAGATCTGGTGACTCGGACCAGCAACTATGACATCCCAGAGGAATGGGCTCAATTCTATACAGCAGAAGTGGTGCTGGCACTCGACGCCATCCATTCTCTGGGCTTCATCCACAGAGACATCAAACCAGACAACATGCTGCTGGACCGCAATGGACACCTCAAACTCGCAGACTTTGGCACATGTACGAAGATGGACTCG ACTGGTTTGGTAAGCTGTGACGCTGCTGTTGGGACACCTGATTACATTTCTCCAGAGGTTTTAATGTCTCAAGGAGGGACTGGTTATTACGGTCGCGAGTGTGACTGGTGGTCTGTTGGTGTTTTCATTTATGAGCTTCTAGTGG GCGACACTCCATTTTATTCCGAGTCTCTGGTGGGCACATATGGAAAGATCATGGATCACAAGAACAGCTTAACTTTCCCAGATGATATTGAAATGTCAAAGGATGCCAAAGACCTCATCTGTGCCTTTCTGAGTAGCAGATGA
- the LOC101882847 gene encoding leucine-rich repeat serine/threonine-protein kinase 1-like isoform X3, producing MHMWTWKTLVCKLTNVIYKSRISYTCLIYSKAEALAFFLRYRVAFYIKENADKSLKMMSNLSSISSDDLKIFSHLRHLSLTRNQLQTTPADLLVGLSNLYVLDLTGNKLKALHWRVFGNSPLVELTLADNLLSELHADCLPINSSLQRLDLASNRFTLLPVAFLQRLGNLQSFDFKNNQLEELTPVLDKPKALLVKPGANIRSVSTI from the exons ATGCACATGTGGACCTGGAAAACCCTTGTTTGCAAATTGACAAATGTGATTTATAAAAGCAGGATCAGTTACACATGCTTAATATACAGTAAGGCTGAGGCATTAG CCTTTTTTCTCAGATACAGAGTGGCGTTTTACATCAAGGAAAATGCGGACAAGTCCTTGAAAATGATGAG CAATTTGAGCTCCATATCATCTGATGACCTGAAGATCTTCTCCCATCTGAGGCATCTCAGTCTGACCAGAAACCAACTGCAAACAACACCTGCGGATCTGCTCGTGGGCCTGTCTAATCTTTATGTGCTTGACCTTACAG GTAACAAACTGAAGGCTTTACATTGGCGAGTGTTTGGTAATTCTCCTCTTGTGGAGCTCACTCTGGCGGATAACCTGCTCTCTGAGCTCCACGCAGACTGTCTGCCCATAAACAGCTCTCTTCAGCGGCTGGACTTGGCATCTAACAGGTTCACCCTGTTACCTGTGGCCTTTCTACAAAGACTCGGCAATCTCCAGAGTTTTGACTTCAAAAATAACCAGCTGGAGGAACTGACTCCTGTCTTGGACAAGCCTAAAGCTTTGTTAGTGAAACCTGGGGCAAATATTAGATCAGTTTCTACAATATAG